GATACTCATCGTGGAAAAAAATGTTTTTTATGAGTGATTGGCAAAATCGCCGTTTTTATAACGTAGGTCATCAAGAAATATTTTATCCAACTTTGACAAAGTTCGAACTTTGACAAAGTTATCAGCGAGGGTAGCACTTTCTTAGGTGCAGTGCGATACCTATCCCGCCGAGGGTAGCAATTCTTTAGGTGAACCACGATACCTATCCCGCCGAGGGTAGCAATTTATTAGGTGAACCACGATACCTATCCCGCCGAGGGTAGCAATTTATTAGGTGCAGCACGATACCTATCCCGCCGAGGGTAGCAATTTATTAGGTGAACCACGATACCTATCCTGCTGAGGGTAGCAATTCTTTAGGTGCAGCACGATACCTATCCTGCCGAGGGTAGCAATTTATTAGGTGAACCACGATACCTATCCCGCCGAGGGTAGCAATTCTTTAGGTGCAGCACGATACCTATCCCGCCGAGGGTAGCAATTCTTTAGGTGTAGCACGATGTATATCCCGCCGAGGGTAGCAATTTATTAGGTGAACCACGATACCTATCCTGCCGAGGGTAGTAATTTATTAGGTGAACCACGATACCTATCCTGCCGAGGGTAGCAGTTCTTTAGGTGAACCACGATATATATCCCGCCGAGGGTAGCAATTCTTTAGGTGCAGCACGATGTATATCCTGCTGAGGGTAGCAATTCTTTAGGTGCAGCACGATGTATATCCTGCTGAGGGTAGCAATTCTTTAGGTGCAGCACGATGTATATCCTGCTGAGGGTAGCAATTCTTTAGGTGCAGCACGATGTATATCCTGCTGAGGGTAGCAATTCTTTAGGTGCAGCCATTTTACCTCTCTCAATCCTTCCATTTCACAGGAGGGAGGTTTTTTTATCTCAACTTCTCAACTTTGTCAAAGTTCGAACTTTGACAAAGTTACCCTCGCAGCCGATAACGACCCCGATGCACTCTAAAAATCCTAAAAATCATTGAATCCTGAAAATCAAGGTTCAGACATTTAGATACTGTTTTAGATTCTTTTTTAAAACCTGTTCCAAAAATTTTAATAGGTTCAATAGAAAGAAAAATTAGCGAAGCTCTCAAAAATGTAATATTTTTACGCGGTGTTGTGCATCAAACGTTTTTATCTTTATCATTCATTATTCAATATTTTATGGCATCAATTCTACAACAAGTGGCATTCGTAGCACTCGGCGGCGGCGCAGCATATATGGCATCGCGGCGGTTTGGCGATGTAATACGCAACATACGGCGCGGTAAAGAAACACATATAGACGTAGGCACTACGGGTGAGCGTTGGAATAATGTGTTGTTGGTGGCATTGGGACAGAAAAAAATGTTTAAAAACTGGATTCCTGCCGTGTTTCACCTGTTTATTTATGTCGCTTTTCTGTTTACACAAATAGAAATGATTGAAATTGTAGCAGATGGCTTGCTCGGCAAACACCGCATTTTCGCAAAGCCTTTGGGCGGGCTTTATACTGCTGTTATCAGTAGCATCGAAATATTGTCGGTCTTGGCGTTGGTAGCAACTTTTGTATTTTTGGCGCGGCGCAATCTGCTCAAAGTGCCGCGCTTTTGGAAAGCCGAAATGAAGGGTTTTCCGCAGTTGGACGGTAATATTATTTTGTTGCTCGAAATACTCCTCATTACGTTTATATTTATGATGAACGGAGCTGATACTGTATTACAACAACTCGACCCTGCCCACTACCCTTCTACGGGCAATCTGGCAATCAGTTCGTGGTTGGGACCTGCTTTGTTCGGTGGTTTGGGCGAAAATACACTGCATTTTATAGAACGCTTGGGTTGGTGGGGACACCTGACGGTGGTGCTTGCTTTTTTAACATATCTGCCGTTTTCCAAACATTTACATATTATCCTCGCTTTTTTCAATACTTACTTTGCCCCTTTGCAGCCCAAAGGTAAGATGAATAATATGCCGGCGGTGGCGCAAGAAGTAGCCTTGATGCTGAACCCTTCGGCAGCAGCACCGCCTCCTTCCGATGCCGCCCCGCGCTTCGGAGCCAAAGATGTAGAAGATTTGACCCGCCAACAACTGTTGTCGGCATATACGTGTACCGAGTGCGGACGCTGCACCGCCGAGTGTCCTGCCAACCAAACGGGTAAAAAATTGTCGCCGCGAAAAATAATGATGGACGTGCGCGACCGCTTAGAAGAAAAGACAGCGTTGGAAAAACAACACGGTGCGGGCTACGATGACGGCAAAAGCCTCCACGACCGCATCTCGCGCGAAGAAATCAACGCCTGTACCACTTGCAATGCCTGTGTGGAGGCGTGTCCGGTACTGATTAATCCTTTATCTATTATTTTGGAGTTGCGCCGCTATAAAATTATGGAGCAAAGCGACTCGCCCGCCGAGTGGAATTTGATGTTTACCAATACCGAAAACAACGGTGCTGTATGGCAGTTTGCACCGCAAGACCGTACCAAATGGCGCGATGAAATGTTGGCGGAGGGGTAAAAGTTCTTTTTCAGAAGCATATTAAAAAAACACTATAAGGCTGCAAAAGTCTTATGGTGTTTTTTTTTATAATCCCCAGTAATAAGGAACAAGAATCATCAATATTATCCAAAGGATAAAAGTAAGCAAACCTCCTACTTTTAAAAAATCTATAATGCGATATTTCCCCGGACTGAAAATGATGATACAAGCCGGCTCAAAAGGCGTAA
The window above is part of the Sphingobacteriales bacterium genome. Proteins encoded here:
- a CDS encoding (Fe-S)-binding protein; the protein is MASILQQVAFVALGGGAAYMASRRFGDVIRNIRRGKETHIDVGTTGERWNNVLLVALGQKKMFKNWIPAVFHLFIYVAFLFTQIEMIEIVADGLLGKHRIFAKPLGGLYTAVISSIEILSVLALVATFVFLARRNLLKVPRFWKAEMKGFPQLDGNIILLLEILLITFIFMMNGADTVLQQLDPAHYPSTGNLAISSWLGPALFGGLGENTLHFIERLGWWGHLTVVLAFLTYLPFSKHLHIILAFFNTYFAPLQPKGKMNNMPAVAQEVALMLNPSAAAPPPSDAAPRFGAKDVEDLTRQQLLSAYTCTECGRCTAECPANQTGKKLSPRKIMMDVRDRLEEKTALEKQHGAGYDDGKSLHDRISREEINACTTCNACVEACPVLINPLSIILELRRYKIMEQSDSPAEWNLMFTNTENNGAVWQFAPQDRTKWRDEMLAEG